The Panicum virgatum strain AP13 chromosome 3N, P.virgatum_v5, whole genome shotgun sequence genome includes the window tttagttccaaagttccaatttcaaattttttttcggCACTTACAtgaagacttaaatctagatgaaataaaaaacgcattgcgactgctgtctgtaaatggcgagacgaatctaatgaacctaattagactgtaattagatgctaaattgctacagtaatactacagtaaataacatctaatgacggattaattaggctcattagattcgtctcgcgatttacagacgagtactgtaattatttttataattagtctatatttagtacttcaaatataaaaatatgttttttcaaaaattttacatactgcaaccaaacacggccaggcCGCCTCCACCGTTCCATCCACCTCGAGATCCGTGTGACGGCGCCCCCACTCCGTGAACCGCGACCACGCGGTGGGCAGCGGCGGCAAGCCCCGCGTCCTCCGCCCTTCTACTCACGCGTACGCCAGCCCACCAACCCGACCCACTGCCCTCACGCGGACAAACTCTCCCCCCTCGCAGCCCCACGCGAGACCGGCTACGcgctggaacgccgccgccgccgccgcgagggtGTGAGCTAGCTGAGGACCTCGACGCCGTCGCCAGCCGACATGGACCCGCGCTTCCCGctgccggccgcgccggcgccgtcctcgGGCGGTGGCGCCCCGCCCCGGGGGCACCACCGGCGCGCCCACTCGGAGACGTTCCTCCGCTTCCCCGACGCGGACCTCCTCCTCGACCCGGACGGCGACTTCTCCTTCTCCGACCTCGACTTCCCCTCGCTCTCCGACGACTCCCCGGCCGTCTCCGACCccaccccgcccccgccgccgccgcaggcggccccggcgcccgcgccccgcCCGCCTGGAGGGTCCCACACGCGGAGCCTCTCTCTCGACGCCGCTTTCTTCGAGGGACTCGCCTTGCAAGGCACGGGAAGCGGAGGAGGTGGGGCTGGACACAAGAGGAGCGGGTCCATGGATGGGGCCAGCTCGTCGTTCGAGGGCGAGTCGGCGCTCTCGACCGGCCTGCCGGACTACGCCAAGAAGGCCATGCCCGCCGAGAGGATCGCCGAGCTCGCGCTCCTCGACCCCAAGCGCGCGAAGAGGTTGGGAAATTTTGGCCTGCTCCCCCCTTTTTATCCCCGTCAATCGATATTTGGTGCTTCCCAGATCCGGATGTTGCCTTCTTATCCAATACTGTAATTTGGCATGTATGTACGTTGAGTCCTCAGTTTAGTAGCGATTTGCTGGCTTGCTGCTAGTGTTAGTGTGCTATCTGTTATGGAAGCTGAGCTGTCTGCATCATTTCAGTAACAATAGTTGCGAGATTTTAGGGTTATAGATATCATGATCAGTTTATCACCAAATTATGTTAAGCTTGTGCTGGTCCTGTTGCGTAGGATTCTGGCGAACAGGCAGTCAGCAGCAAGGTCTAAGGAGAGGAAGATCAAGTATACTAGCGAACTGGAGAGGAAGGTCCAGACTCTGCAGACCGAGGCCACTACGCTGTCAGCGCAGCTCACTCTTCTCCAGGTATAGGGTTATATTTGCTAAAATCAGTTAAACTGGTTGATGAATTGGTATGTTGGGTAATAACATGTTGCTGGGTTCTGTACAGTAGCTTGGTTTATGTTTggtggtgttggtgtatatgtgagcccatgtatagaggcccatctagaagcccatgtataggatctatatatcccacccttctagggtttggaggaatacaagccattattctctcctacattgTATCAGCTAgccttctcttcctcctctagccgccgccgccggcaccatggccggctggccgccgccgccgctggggcttctctccttccctcccttctcctcctctgtttctgctctgggcgccgcctcccctgtctcCCATGTTCTGGGAGCCGCCGCCTTCTTCCCTGCCCAGGGCGCCGCCGTCCGGCCACCCTACGCCGCCGTGGCAGGTGCGGCCGGCGGGCCCAGGCCGCCCGCGCAGGCGCGACTGGCGCGGGGGGCGCGGCCAGGCCCCCTGTGGCCGCCGCCCTCGCTCCTCTGCCCGCGGGGGCCGTCGTCGCGGCGGGCCCTgcgaccaccgccgccggatccgcccccAGGACGCCGCTGCTACCCCTGCCGCTCGTGCAGGTGTGGGCGCGGCCGGCCCCGCGACCCCTGCCGCCGGATCCGGGCGGGCCATGGTGCGGCGCGACGGGGCTGAGCTGCGCGCGCaggcggaggccgaggcgcgtcgtgcgggaggaggagcggacgTGGCGCAGGAGCCCCGCGACGCCGACTCCGACGAGCACCGGCCAGGCACAACGCAACGCCGCATCGCCCTCTCCCACGACCAGACTCCGCACCCAAGCGGCCCGCGCGACCCTGCCTCGCGACCTCCACCGTCGCTGCCGCCCGAGTGGCCCGTCCTCCTCCATCCCAACCCCGGTGCCACTGCCGTCGATGCGCCCaacgacaccgccgccgccgctgccaaggGCGTGTGgaccgcaggcgcgggcgcgccatccatagtcacaggattcggggtcgatgcctcgtccctcgacccgggaacgccgttccgattcgagggtcggggtcgaagagggtcagtgttccattcaaggttggatcgtgtcccggtttgaaaggggtcgcagccccattgctagcagatttaattgggctAAGGAGGTTAAGGACTGTGGATTGGTATGatttttgttagacaatgaactgagtacgtgtagcatggtctaaatgtactcttttataCGTTACTTATATGCTTatgcagattagtttcttcattagtagcacatatatagtttttgtctttataaAGACAACGAtccgaagatatcgaccccgatgaatcagggtcgcgttccacataataatttatcgttccatagataTATACCCctttcgtaccacaattttaaaaagtgacgaccctcgaccccgttcctcgacccagTCGACCCATGGACTTTGTGACTATGgcgccatccgccgccgccctccgcgccgctgtcgccgcAGCCCAGGGCGCGGGGGCCGCGGTCGACGACCTGCGCGGCGCCGACTCGCACCTCAAGGCCTACGAGCGCGCGCAAGAGATACTGCAGGACCTTAAGGCCAAGCTCGTCCAGGCCGCGTGGGCGCatgccgcgcaggccgccgcctccctcgccgccgcgcaggccgccgcccccggcgcgtGGCTgccccagggcgccgccgccgccctgaccACCGGATCCTCCTTCCCTGGGTCCcctggcgccgcccctgctgccaGACTTCCCGTGCACGCACCTGCTGTGCCGCCCCTGCTTGCGCCCGCGACGGCCACGCTGGCCATGGCGCCCctgctcgcgcccgcgcctgcgttCGGTATGCCCCCCTACtcaagatggcaacgggtagaATGCCCGCGGATACCAGTGTCTCGTGCCTGCACCCGCGACCAAAATTCCATgcccgtgcccgcgcccgccgcctgcCACGGGCGGCATCCTCTGCCCGCGCCTGCTATCCGCGGGCATCCCTTGCCCGCGGGCATGCCCGTGTGCCCGCCAGGGGCGGCGAGTACCCtcgtcgcggcggccggtccAGGGGCGGCGAGCCCCTCCCCGCTCCCCCCCGATGGCCATccccctcgcggcggcggcccgtccAGGGGCAGCGagcccccccaccccacccccccggcggcggcccgtccAGGTGCAGCGAGGCCCCCCGGCGGCTGCCCGTCCAGGGCGGTGAGTCCCTCGCGGCGGTGGAGTCGAGGAGGGGGTTGGGGGAGCGGACGGCCCTGGCGGCGCTCGGAGGGGGCCGCTCCGCTGGGGGCGCGACCGCGcgccgggggaggggggggtCGCGGACTCGCGACGCTGGGtcgtgggggcggcgcggcgctgggtTGGGGGCAGGGGCTCGGGAGGGTGCTGGGATGGCG containing:
- the LOC120663650 gene encoding transcription factor VIP1-like, translated to MDPRFPLPAAPAPSSGGGAPPRGHHRRAHSETFLRFPDADLLLDPDGDFSFSDLDFPSLSDDSPAVSDPTPPPPPPQAAPAPAPRPPGGSHTRSLSLDAAFFEGLALQGTGSGGGGAGHKRSGSMDGASSSFEGESALSTGLPDYAKKAMPAERIAELALLDPKRAKRILANRQSAARSKERKIKYTSELERKVQTLQTEATTLSAQLTLLQRDTTGLTAENRELKLRLQSMEEQAKLRDALNEALREEVQRLKIAAGQAVNLNGNPFNGGLQQQISSYFVQQQQQQQQQMSYFGGHQAQHHNQNHHHQSPSNGGQSLSGQSLNDSMDFI